From Streptomyces asiaticus, one genomic window encodes:
- a CDS encoding thiamine pyrophosphate-binding protein codes for MPDDSQDLISGGHLVAKALKAEGVEVIYTLCGGHIIDIYDGCVDEGIDVIDVRHEQVAAHAADGYARITGKPGCAVVTAGPGTTDAVTGVANAFRAESPMLLIGGQGAHSQHKMGSLQDLPHVDMMAPITKFAATVPDTARAADMVSMAFRECFHGAPGPSFLEIPRDVLDAKVPVDKARVPQAGHYRASTRGAGDPESVQKLADLLVQAEKPAILLGSQVWTTRATGAATELVRTLNVPAYMNGAGRGTLPPGDPHHFQLSRRYAFAGADLIVIVGTPFDFRMGYGKRLSPDATVVQIDLDYRTVGKNRDIDLGIVGDAGLILSAVTQAASGRINGGASKRKEWLDELRAAEQAAIEKRLPNLRSDASPIHPYRLVSEINDFLTEDSIYIGDGGDIVTFSGQVVQPKSPGHWMDPGPLGTLGVGVPFVMAAKQARPDKEVVALFGDGAFSLTGWDFETLVRFDLPFVGIVGNNSSMNQIRYGQKAKYGEARERVGNTLGDVPYDQFARMLGGHGEEVRDPADIGPALRRARESGKPSLINVWVDPDAYAPGTMNQTMYK; via the coding sequence ATGCCCGACGACAGCCAGGACCTGATCTCCGGCGGGCACTTGGTCGCCAAAGCACTCAAGGCAGAAGGCGTCGAGGTCATCTACACCCTCTGCGGCGGCCACATCATCGACATCTACGACGGCTGCGTCGACGAGGGCATCGATGTCATCGATGTGCGCCACGAACAGGTCGCCGCCCACGCCGCCGACGGCTACGCCCGGATCACCGGCAAGCCCGGCTGCGCCGTCGTCACCGCCGGCCCCGGCACCACCGACGCGGTCACCGGTGTCGCCAACGCCTTCCGCGCCGAGTCACCCATGCTGCTCATCGGCGGCCAGGGCGCCCACAGCCAGCACAAGATGGGCTCCCTCCAGGACCTCCCGCACGTGGACATGATGGCGCCGATCACCAAGTTCGCCGCCACCGTCCCGGACACCGCCCGCGCCGCCGACATGGTCTCCATGGCCTTCCGCGAGTGCTTCCACGGCGCCCCCGGCCCCTCCTTCCTGGAGATCCCACGCGATGTGCTGGACGCCAAGGTGCCGGTGGACAAGGCCCGCGTCCCCCAGGCCGGGCACTACCGCGCCTCCACCCGCGGCGCCGGCGACCCCGAGTCCGTCCAGAAGCTGGCCGATCTGCTGGTCCAGGCCGAGAAGCCGGCGATCCTGCTGGGCAGTCAGGTGTGGACCACCCGCGCCACCGGCGCGGCCACCGAGCTGGTCCGCACCCTGAACGTGCCCGCGTACATGAACGGCGCGGGGCGCGGCACCCTGCCACCCGGCGATCCGCACCACTTCCAGCTCTCCCGCCGCTACGCCTTCGCAGGCGCCGACCTCATCGTCATCGTCGGCACGCCCTTCGACTTCCGGATGGGCTACGGCAAGCGGCTCTCCCCCGACGCCACCGTGGTCCAGATCGACCTCGACTACCGCACGGTCGGCAAGAACCGGGACATCGACCTCGGCATCGTGGGCGACGCGGGGCTGATCCTCTCCGCCGTCACCCAGGCCGCCTCGGGCCGCATCAACGGCGGCGCGAGCAAGCGCAAGGAGTGGCTGGACGAGCTGCGCGCCGCCGAGCAGGCGGCGATCGAGAAGCGGCTGCCCAACCTCCGCTCCGACGCCTCCCCCATCCACCCCTACCGCCTGGTCAGCGAGATCAACGACTTCCTCACCGAGGACTCGATCTACATCGGCGACGGCGGCGACATCGTCACCTTCTCCGGTCAGGTGGTCCAGCCCAAGTCGCCCGGCCACTGGATGGACCCGGGCCCGCTGGGGACGCTCGGCGTCGGGGTGCCGTTCGTGATGGCCGCCAAGCAGGCCCGCCCCGACAAGGAGGTGGTGGCGCTCTTCGGCGACGGCGCGTTCTCCCTGACCGGCTGGGACTTCGAGACGCTGGTCCGCTTCGACCTGCCGTTCGTCGGCATCGTCGGCAACAACTCCTCGATGAACCAGATCCGTTACGGCCAGAAGGCCAAGTACGGCGAGGCGCGCGAGCGGGTCGGCAACACGCTCGGCGACGTGCCCTACGACCAGTTCGCGCGGATGCTCGGCGGCCACGGCGAGGAGGTCCGCGACCCGGCGGACATCGGCCCGGCGCTGCGCCGCGCCCGGGAGTCCGGCAAGCCGTCGCTGATCAACGTCTGGGTGGACCCGGACGCGTACGCCCCCGGAACCATGAACCAGACCATGTACAAGTAG
- the frc gene encoding formyl-CoA transferase, giving the protein MSQALEAHQALSGIRVLDMTHVQSGPSATQLLAWLGADVIKLENVTGDITRKQLRDLPDVDSLYFTMLNCNKRSITLNTKSERGKELLTELIRRSDVLVENFGPGAVDRMGFSWERIQEINPRLVYASIKGFGDGPYTKFKAYEVVAQAMGGSMSTTGFEDGPPLATGAQIGDSGTGVHCVAGILAALYQRTHTGRGQRVNVAMQHAVLNLCRVKLRDQQRLTHGPLAEYPNEDFGDEVPRSGNASGGGQPGWAVKCAPGGPNDYVYVIVQPVGWEPITRLIGRPELADDPEWASPEARLPKLAKMFQLIEEWSSTLPKWEVLEQLTAHNIPCGPILSTKEIVEDASLAANEMIVEVDHPERGSFTTVGSPLKLSDSPVRVERSPLLGEHNEEVYVGELGLGDEEVRLLKTNGVI; this is encoded by the coding sequence ATGTCCCAGGCTCTCGAGGCCCATCAGGCCCTGTCGGGCATCCGCGTCCTCGACATGACGCATGTGCAGTCCGGTCCCTCCGCCACCCAGCTGCTCGCCTGGCTCGGCGCGGATGTGATCAAGCTGGAGAACGTCACCGGAGACATCACCCGCAAGCAGCTCCGCGACCTCCCGGATGTGGACTCGCTCTACTTCACGATGCTCAACTGCAACAAGCGGAGCATCACCCTGAACACCAAGAGCGAGCGCGGCAAGGAGCTCCTGACCGAGCTGATCCGCCGCAGCGACGTCCTGGTGGAGAACTTCGGTCCGGGCGCGGTGGACCGCATGGGGTTCTCCTGGGAGCGCATCCAGGAAATCAACCCCCGGCTGGTGTACGCCTCGATCAAGGGGTTCGGCGACGGCCCGTACACCAAGTTCAAGGCGTACGAGGTGGTCGCCCAGGCCATGGGCGGCTCGATGTCCACGACCGGCTTCGAGGACGGCCCGCCGCTGGCCACCGGCGCCCAGATCGGCGACTCCGGCACCGGGGTGCACTGTGTGGCGGGCATCCTCGCCGCGCTCTACCAGCGCACCCACACCGGGCGCGGCCAGCGGGTCAATGTGGCGATGCAGCACGCGGTGCTCAATCTGTGCCGGGTGAAGCTGCGCGACCAGCAGCGGCTGACGCACGGCCCGCTCGCGGAGTACCCGAACGAGGACTTCGGCGACGAGGTGCCGCGCAGTGGCAACGCCAGCGGCGGCGGCCAGCCCGGCTGGGCGGTCAAGTGCGCGCCCGGCGGGCCCAACGACTACGTCTACGTCATCGTGCAGCCGGTCGGCTGGGAGCCGATCACCCGGCTGATCGGCCGCCCCGAGCTGGCCGACGACCCGGAGTGGGCCTCGCCCGAGGCGCGGCTGCCGAAGCTGGCCAAGATGTTCCAGCTGATCGAGGAGTGGTCCAGCACGCTGCCGAAGTGGGAGGTGCTGGAGCAGCTCACGGCGCACAACATCCCGTGCGGGCCGATCCTGTCCACCAAGGAGATCGTCGAGGACGCGTCGCTCGCGGCCAACGAGATGATCGTCGAGGTCGACCACCCCGAGCGCGGCTCCTTCACCACGGTCGGCTCCCCGCTCAAGCTCTCCGACTCCCCGGTCCGGGTCGAGCGCTCCCCGCTGCTGGGTGAGCACAACGAAGAGGTGTACGTCGGGGAGCTGGGGCTCGGCGACGAGGAAGTGCGGCTGCTCAAGACGAACGGAGTGATCTGA
- a CDS encoding acetate--CoA ligase family protein, which yields MTYDNDAVRAVLDAARAEGRTALTAPEGKRITDAYGIPTPAEGLAESADEAVALADRIGFPVVLKIVSPDILHKTDAGGVRVGLASCAEVRSAFTTIVDNARGYDAKARILGVQVQQMIPDGGQEVIVGAVTDPTFGKVVAFGLGGVLVEVLKDITFRLAPATEDEALSMLGGIRAAEVLRGVRGGEAVDRAALADLIVRVSRLVADFPEITEVDLNPVFATASGVLAADVRLLIGDPAPRTRRRYSREEILASMRRLMQPRSVAVIGASNEPGKIGNSVMRNLIDGGFPGEIHPVNPKADDILGRKAYKTVTDVPGEVDVAVFAIPAKFVPAALEEVGRKGIPNAVLIPSGFAETGEHELQDRIVAIAEEHGVRLLGPNIYGYYSTWQDLCATFCTPYDVKGPVALTSQSGGIGMAILGFARTTKTGVSAIVGLGNKSDLDEDDLLTWFGEDDRTQCIAMHLEDLKDGRAFVEAARATVPRKPVVVLKAGRTAAGAKAAGSHTGALAGDDAVYDDILRQAGVIRAPGLGEMLEYARALPVLPAPQGDNVVIITGAGGSGVLLSDAIVDNGLSLMEIPDDLDAAFRRFIPPFGAAGNPVDITGGEPPSTYEATIRLGLEDPRIHALVLGYWHTIVTPPMVFAELTARVVEEFRARGIAKPVVASLAGDTEVEEACAYLFERGVVAYPYTTEKPVAVLGAKYRWARSAGLLT from the coding sequence GTGACGTATGACAACGATGCCGTGCGCGCGGTGCTGGACGCCGCCCGCGCCGAGGGGCGCACGGCGCTGACCGCCCCGGAGGGGAAACGGATCACCGACGCGTACGGTATCCCCACCCCGGCCGAAGGGCTGGCGGAGTCCGCCGACGAGGCGGTGGCGCTCGCCGACCGGATCGGCTTCCCCGTCGTCCTCAAGATCGTGTCCCCGGACATCCTGCACAAGACCGACGCGGGCGGGGTGCGGGTGGGGCTGGCCTCCTGCGCCGAGGTGCGGAGCGCGTTCACCACGATCGTCGACAACGCCCGTGGCTACGACGCGAAGGCCCGGATCCTGGGCGTCCAGGTGCAGCAGATGATCCCGGACGGCGGCCAGGAGGTCATCGTCGGCGCGGTCACCGACCCCACCTTCGGGAAGGTCGTGGCATTCGGGCTCGGCGGGGTGCTGGTGGAGGTGCTGAAGGACATCACCTTCCGGCTGGCCCCGGCGACCGAGGACGAGGCGCTGTCGATGCTGGGCGGGATCCGCGCCGCCGAGGTGCTGCGCGGGGTGCGCGGCGGCGAGGCGGTGGACCGCGCGGCGCTCGCTGATCTGATCGTGCGGGTCTCCCGGCTGGTGGCGGACTTCCCCGAGATCACGGAGGTCGATCTCAACCCGGTGTTCGCCACCGCGAGCGGGGTGCTCGCCGCCGATGTGCGGCTGCTGATCGGGGACCCGGCCCCGCGCACGCGCCGCCGCTACTCGCGCGAGGAGATCCTGGCCTCGATGCGCCGGCTGATGCAGCCGCGCTCGGTGGCGGTGATCGGCGCCTCCAACGAGCCGGGGAAGATCGGCAATTCGGTGATGCGCAACCTCATCGACGGCGGCTTCCCCGGGGAGATCCACCCGGTGAACCCCAAGGCCGACGACATCCTGGGCCGCAAGGCGTACAAGACCGTCACGGACGTCCCCGGCGAAGTGGACGTGGCCGTCTTCGCGATCCCCGCGAAGTTCGTGCCCGCCGCGCTGGAGGAGGTCGGCCGCAAGGGCATCCCGAACGCGGTGCTGATCCCGTCCGGCTTCGCCGAGACCGGTGAACACGAGCTCCAGGACCGGATCGTGGCCATCGCCGAGGAGCACGGGGTGCGGCTGCTGGGGCCCAACATCTACGGCTACTACTCCACCTGGCAGGACCTGTGTGCCACCTTCTGCACCCCGTACGACGTCAAGGGGCCGGTGGCGCTCACCTCGCAGTCCGGTGGCATCGGGATGGCCATCCTCGGCTTCGCCCGGACGACCAAGACCGGGGTCTCGGCGATCGTCGGCCTCGGCAACAAGTCGGACCTGGACGAGGACGACCTGCTCACCTGGTTCGGTGAGGACGACCGCACCCAGTGCATCGCGATGCACCTGGAGGACCTCAAGGACGGCCGGGCCTTCGTGGAGGCGGCACGGGCCACGGTGCCCCGGAAGCCGGTGGTGGTCCTCAAGGCGGGCCGTACGGCGGCGGGCGCCAAGGCGGCCGGGTCCCACACCGGCGCGCTGGCCGGGGACGACGCGGTCTACGACGACATCCTGCGGCAGGCCGGGGTGATCCGGGCGCCGGGCCTGGGCGAGATGCTGGAGTACGCGCGGGCGCTGCCCGTGCTGCCCGCGCCCCAGGGTGACAACGTCGTCATCATCACCGGCGCCGGGGGCTCGGGGGTGCTGCTGTCGGACGCGATCGTCGACAACGGGCTGTCCCTGATGGAGATCCCCGACGATCTGGACGCCGCCTTCCGCCGCTTCATCCCGCCGTTCGGCGCGGCCGGGAACCCGGTGGACATCACCGGCGGCGAACCGCCGTCCACCTACGAGGCGACCATCCGGCTGGGCCTGGAGGATCCGCGGATCCACGCCCTGGTCCTGGGCTACTGGCACACCATCGTCACCCCGCCGATGGTGTTCGCCGAGCTGACCGCGCGGGTCGTCGAGGAGTTCCGCGCGCGGGGCATCGCCAAACCGGTGGTGGCCTCGCTCGCGGGCGACACCGAGGTCGAGGAGGCGTGCGCGTACCTCTTCGAGCGTGGGGTCGTGGCTTATCCGTACACCACCGAGAAGCCGGTGGCCGTCCTGGGCGCCAAGTACCGCTGGGCCCGTTCGGCGGGGTTGCTCACCTAA